The Salvelinus alpinus chromosome 28, SLU_Salpinus.1, whole genome shotgun sequence genome includes a window with the following:
- the LOC139558026 gene encoding polypeptide N-acetylgalactosaminyltransferase 6-like isoform X1: MRLFLRRRMSLLKLALAGGTLFMVVLVVLQKDVGFSSNSVQDPWFQDLVERKERVLVMVRGAVNNLGFQIGAPQPPPVEEQQATSDRNCPPGHYTQAELKPVLERPQQDPQGPGADGTGYEKDKMTPEEEKEKEDGMTVNCFNQFSSDRISLSRSLGDDTRPPECVERKFRRCPPLPTTSVIIVFHNEAWSTLLRTVYSVLHTSPAALLTEIIMVDDASTAEHLGTRLDEYVKQLNIVKVVRQQERKGLITARLLGARGALGQTLTFLDAHCECFHGWLEPLLARIVEEPTAVVSPEITTINLNNFAFKKPVATAKAQNRGNFDWSLTFGWEGIPEQERNRRKDETYPVKTPTFAGGLFSISKKYFEHIGTYDDKMEIWGGENVEMSFRVWQCGGQLEIIPCSVVGHVFRTKSPHTFPKGTEVITRNQVRLAEVWMDDYKRIYYRRNSNAAKMAKEKGFGDISERVNLRESLHCKNFTWYLNNIYPEMFVPDLTPTKFGAIKNSGTQSCLDVGENNQGGKPLIMYTCHNMGGNQYFEYTSHKELRHNIGKQLCLQANPQPDQVKIELCTLKGHGTSVAPQQEWVFTEENLLQNPASGKCLLLIGSQIVMYYCNTADLNQHWTFS, encoded by the exons ATGCGTCTGTTCCTGCGTCGGCGCATGTCCCTTCTGAAGCTGGCCCTGGCTGGGGGGACTCTGTTTATGGTTGTCCTTGTCGTCCTCCAGAAAGACGTGGGCTTCAGCTCCAACTCTGTCCAGGACCCCTGGTTCCAAGACCTGGTGGAACGCAAGGAGAGAGTGCTGGTGATGGTCCGAGGAGCAGTCAACAACCTGGGCTTCCAG ATTGGAGCTCCCCAGCCTCCACCGGTGGAGGAGCAGCAGGCCACCTCAGACCGCAACTGTCCTCCAGGTCACTACACCCAAGCAGAGTTGAAGCCAGTCCTGGAGAGGCCCCAACAGGACCCCCAGGGGCCCGGGGCAGATGGGACAGGCTATGAGAAAGACAAGATGACaccagaggaggagaaagagaaggaagatGGGATGACTGTTAACTGTTTCAACCAGTTCTCCTCCGACAGGATCTCCCTCAGCCGTAGCCTAGGAGACGACACCCGGCCACCAGA GTGTGTGGAGCGTAAATTCCGTCGctgtcctcctctccccaccaccAGTGTAATCATAGTGTTCCACAATGAGGCCTGGTCCACCCTGCTGCGTACCGTCTACAGCGTCCTCCACACCTCCCCTGCTGCCCTGCTCACTGAGATCATCATGGTGGACGACGCCAGCACTGCAG AGCACCTGGGGACTCGGCTGGATGAGTATGTGAAACAGCTGAATATAGTGAAGGTGGTGAGACAGCAGGAGAGGAAGGGCCTGATCACAGCCAGGCTCCTGGGGGCCAGGGGGGCACTGGGACAAACACTCACCTTCCTGGACGCACACT gTGAGTGTTTCCATGGCTGGCTGGAGCCCCTGCTTGCTCGTATCGTAGAGGAGCCCACGGCCGTGGTCAGCCCAGAGATCACCACCATCAACCTGAATAACTTTGCCTTCAAAAAGCCTGTAGCCACCGCTAAGGCCCAGAACAGAGGGAACTTTGACTGGAGCCTCACCTTCGGCTGGGAGGGCATCCCCGAGCAGGAGAGGAACAGACGCAAAGACGAGACCTACCCCGTCAA AACTCCAACGTTTGCCGGTGGGCTCTTCTCCATCTCCAAGAAGTATTTTGAACACATTGGGACGTACGATGACAAGATGGAGATCTGGGGGGGTGAGAATGTGGAGATGTCCTTTAGG GTGTGGCAGTGTGGGGGCCAGCTGGAGATCATTCCGTGTTCTGTGGTTGGTCACGTGTTCCGTACCAAGTCCCCCCACACCTTCCCTAAAGGCACTGAGGTCATCACACGGAACCAGGTACGATTAGCCGAGGTCTGGATGGACGACTACAAACGCATCTACTACCGACGCAACAGCAACGCTGCCAAGATGGCCAAAGAG AAAGGGTTTGGTGACATCTCAGAGCGTGTGAATCTGAGGGAGAGCCTGCATTGTAAGAACTTCACCTGGTATTTGAATAATATCTACCCCGAGATGTTCGTACCAGACCTCACCCCAACCAAGTTTGGAGCG attaaGAACTCTGGCACTCAGAGCTGTCTGGATGTAGGAGAAAACAACCAAGGAGGAAAGCCACTGATCATGTACACCTGCCACAACATGGGGGGCAATCAG TACTTTGAGTATACATCCCATAAGGAGCTGCGTCACAACATAGGGAAGCAGCTGTGTCTGCAGGCCAACCCCCAGCCAGACCAGGTTAAGATAGAGCTCTGTACACTGAAGGGTCACGGGACCAGCGTGGCGCCACAACAGGAGTGGGTCTTTACAGAG GAGAATCTCCTCCAGAACCCAGCCAGTGGAAAATGCTTACTCCTGATAGGGAGCCAGATAGTGATGtactactgcaacactgctgaTCTCAACCAGCACTGGACATTCAGTTGA
- the LOC139558026 gene encoding polypeptide N-acetylgalactosaminyltransferase 6-like isoform X2, protein MRVARYTHSTGWLRRADWSTSFDIWLVVIIDICFWVELHFKTAIDSPWCQQRAISHCPTTMRLFLRRRMSLLKLALAGGTLFMVVLVVLQKDVGFSSNSVQDPWFQDLVERKERVLVMVRGAVNNLGFQIGAPQPPPVEEQQATSDRNCPPGHYTQAELKPVLERPQQDPQGPGADGTGYEKDKMTPEEEKEKEDGMTVNCFNQFSSDRISLSRSLGDDTRPPECVERKFRRCPPLPTTSVIIVFHNEAWSTLLRTVYSVLHTSPAALLTEIIMVDDASTAEHLGTRLDEYVKQLNIVKVVRQQERKGLITARLLGARGALGQTLTFLDAHCECFHGWLEPLLARIVEEPTAVVSPEITTINLNNFAFKKPVATAKAQNRGNFDWSLTFGWEGIPEQERNRRKDETYPVKTPTFAGGLFSISKKYFEHIGTYDDKMEIWGGENVEMSFRVWQCGGQLEIIPCSVVGHVFRTKSPHTFPKGTEVITRNQVRLAEVWMDDYKRIYYRRNSNAAKMAKEKGFGDISEHVHLCFTERVW, encoded by the exons ATGAGAGTTGCTAGGTACACGCATAGTACAGGCTGGTTAAGAAGAGCTGACTGGTCCACATCTTTTGACATTTGGCTGGTAGTTATTATAGACATCTGTTTTTGGGTAGAACTACATTTTAAAACTGCAATAGATTCACCTTGGTGTCAG CAGCGAGCCATTTCGCATTGCCCCACCACCATGCGTCTGTTCCTGCGTCGGCGCATGTCCCTTCTGAAGCTGGCCCTGGCTGGGGGGACTCTGTTTATGGTTGTCCTTGTCGTCCTCCAGAAAGACGTGGGCTTCAGCTCCAACTCTGTCCAGGACCCCTGGTTCCAAGACCTGGTGGAACGCAAGGAGAGAGTGCTGGTGATGGTCCGAGGAGCAGTCAACAACCTGGGCTTCCAG ATTGGAGCTCCCCAGCCTCCACCGGTGGAGGAGCAGCAGGCCACCTCAGACCGCAACTGTCCTCCAGGTCACTACACCCAAGCAGAGTTGAAGCCAGTCCTGGAGAGGCCCCAACAGGACCCCCAGGGGCCCGGGGCAGATGGGACAGGCTATGAGAAAGACAAGATGACaccagaggaggagaaagagaaggaagatGGGATGACTGTTAACTGTTTCAACCAGTTCTCCTCCGACAGGATCTCCCTCAGCCGTAGCCTAGGAGACGACACCCGGCCACCAGA GTGTGTGGAGCGTAAATTCCGTCGctgtcctcctctccccaccaccAGTGTAATCATAGTGTTCCACAATGAGGCCTGGTCCACCCTGCTGCGTACCGTCTACAGCGTCCTCCACACCTCCCCTGCTGCCCTGCTCACTGAGATCATCATGGTGGACGACGCCAGCACTGCAG AGCACCTGGGGACTCGGCTGGATGAGTATGTGAAACAGCTGAATATAGTGAAGGTGGTGAGACAGCAGGAGAGGAAGGGCCTGATCACAGCCAGGCTCCTGGGGGCCAGGGGGGCACTGGGACAAACACTCACCTTCCTGGACGCACACT gTGAGTGTTTCCATGGCTGGCTGGAGCCCCTGCTTGCTCGTATCGTAGAGGAGCCCACGGCCGTGGTCAGCCCAGAGATCACCACCATCAACCTGAATAACTTTGCCTTCAAAAAGCCTGTAGCCACCGCTAAGGCCCAGAACAGAGGGAACTTTGACTGGAGCCTCACCTTCGGCTGGGAGGGCATCCCCGAGCAGGAGAGGAACAGACGCAAAGACGAGACCTACCCCGTCAA AACTCCAACGTTTGCCGGTGGGCTCTTCTCCATCTCCAAGAAGTATTTTGAACACATTGGGACGTACGATGACAAGATGGAGATCTGGGGGGGTGAGAATGTGGAGATGTCCTTTAGG GTGTGGCAGTGTGGGGGCCAGCTGGAGATCATTCCGTGTTCTGTGGTTGGTCACGTGTTCCGTACCAAGTCCCCCCACACCTTCCCTAAAGGCACTGAGGTCATCACACGGAACCAGGTACGATTAGCCGAGGTCTGGATGGACGACTACAAACGCATCTACTACCGACGCAACAGCAACGCTGCCAAGATGGCCAAAGAG AAAGGGTTTGGTGACATCTCAGAGCATGTGCATCTTTGTTTTACAGAAAGGGTTTGGTGA
- the LOC139558026 gene encoding polypeptide N-acetylgalactosaminyltransferase 6-like isoform X3: protein MRVARYTHSTGWLRRADWSTSFDIWLVVIIDICFWVELHFKTAIDSPWCQQRAISHCPTTMRLFLRRRMSLLKLALAGGTLFMVVLVVLQKDVGFSSNSVQDPWFQDLVERKERVLVMVRGAVNNLGFQIGAPQPPPVEEQQATSDRNCPPGHYTQAELKPVLERPQQDPQGPGADGTGYEKDKMTPEEEKEKEDGMTVNCFNQFSSDRISLSRSLGDDTRPPECVERKFRRCPPLPTTSVIIVFHNEAWSTLLRTVYSVLHTSPAALLTEIIMVDDASTAEHLGTRLDEYVKQLNIVKVVRQQERKGLITARLLGARGALGQTLTFLDAHCECFHGWLEPLLARIVEEPTAVVSPEITTINLNNFAFKKPVATAKAQNRGNFDWSLTFGWEGIPEQERNRRKDETYPVKTPTFAGGLFSISKKYFEHIGTYDDKMEIWGGENVEMSFRVWQCGGQLEIIPCSVVGHVFRTKSPHTFPKGTEVITRNQVRLAEVWMDDYKRIYYRRNSNAAKMAKENGFGDISEHVNLCFTERVW from the exons ATGAGAGTTGCTAGGTACACGCATAGTACAGGCTGGTTAAGAAGAGCTGACTGGTCCACATCTTTTGACATTTGGCTGGTAGTTATTATAGACATCTGTTTTTGGGTAGAACTACATTTTAAAACTGCAATAGATTCACCTTGGTGTCAG CAGCGAGCCATTTCGCATTGCCCCACCACCATGCGTCTGTTCCTGCGTCGGCGCATGTCCCTTCTGAAGCTGGCCCTGGCTGGGGGGACTCTGTTTATGGTTGTCCTTGTCGTCCTCCAGAAAGACGTGGGCTTCAGCTCCAACTCTGTCCAGGACCCCTGGTTCCAAGACCTGGTGGAACGCAAGGAGAGAGTGCTGGTGATGGTCCGAGGAGCAGTCAACAACCTGGGCTTCCAG ATTGGAGCTCCCCAGCCTCCACCGGTGGAGGAGCAGCAGGCCACCTCAGACCGCAACTGTCCTCCAGGTCACTACACCCAAGCAGAGTTGAAGCCAGTCCTGGAGAGGCCCCAACAGGACCCCCAGGGGCCCGGGGCAGATGGGACAGGCTATGAGAAAGACAAGATGACaccagaggaggagaaagagaaggaagatGGGATGACTGTTAACTGTTTCAACCAGTTCTCCTCCGACAGGATCTCCCTCAGCCGTAGCCTAGGAGACGACACCCGGCCACCAGA GTGTGTGGAGCGTAAATTCCGTCGctgtcctcctctccccaccaccAGTGTAATCATAGTGTTCCACAATGAGGCCTGGTCCACCCTGCTGCGTACCGTCTACAGCGTCCTCCACACCTCCCCTGCTGCCCTGCTCACTGAGATCATCATGGTGGACGACGCCAGCACTGCAG AGCACCTGGGGACTCGGCTGGATGAGTATGTGAAACAGCTGAATATAGTGAAGGTGGTGAGACAGCAGGAGAGGAAGGGCCTGATCACAGCCAGGCTCCTGGGGGCCAGGGGGGCACTGGGACAAACACTCACCTTCCTGGACGCACACT gTGAGTGTTTCCATGGCTGGCTGGAGCCCCTGCTTGCTCGTATCGTAGAGGAGCCCACGGCCGTGGTCAGCCCAGAGATCACCACCATCAACCTGAATAACTTTGCCTTCAAAAAGCCTGTAGCCACCGCTAAGGCCCAGAACAGAGGGAACTTTGACTGGAGCCTCACCTTCGGCTGGGAGGGCATCCCCGAGCAGGAGAGGAACAGACGCAAAGACGAGACCTACCCCGTCAA AACTCCAACGTTTGCCGGTGGGCTCTTCTCCATCTCCAAGAAGTATTTTGAACACATTGGGACGTACGATGACAAGATGGAGATCTGGGGGGGTGAGAATGTGGAGATGTCCTTTAGG GTGTGGCAGTGTGGGGGCCAGCTGGAGATCATTCCGTGTTCTGTGGTTGGTCACGTGTTCCGTACCAAGTCCCCCCACACCTTCCCTAAAGGCACTGAGGTCATCACACGGAACCAGGTACGATTAGCCGAGGTCTGGATGGACGACTACAAACGCATCTACTACCGACGCAACAGCAACGCTGCCAAGATGGCCAAAGAG AATGGGTTTGGTGACATCTCAGAGCATGTGAATCTTTGTTTTACAGAAAGGGTTTGGTGA